From the Desulfosarcina sp. BuS5 genome, one window contains:
- the ubiE gene encoding bifunctional demethylmenaquinone methyltransferase/2-methoxy-6-polyprenyl-1,4-benzoquinol methylase UbiE, producing MQKTELPFIREMFDKIAPRYDLLNHLLSLGQDILWRKALASELNVSGKGRVLDVACGTGDIGMEILRREKSEVNVFGLDFSINMLMLASKKIKGKSKESRFHLSAGNAFYIPFKDNTFDAVTIAFGIRNIGDKLSALKSFHNSLKHGGMLLILELNTPKKGLLLNSYLLYFKKILPLIGWLFSKNLAAYQYLPDSVINFPRPEKFADIMIKANFSNVRWKGLTSGVVNLFIGHKK from the coding sequence ATGCAAAAAACAGAACTTCCTTTTATCAGGGAGATGTTTGATAAAATAGCTCCCAGATATGATCTGCTTAACCATCTGCTAAGTCTGGGACAGGATATTTTGTGGAGAAAAGCCCTGGCATCTGAACTGAATGTCTCCGGCAAGGGAAGAGTCCTTGATGTTGCCTGCGGAACCGGAGATATAGGCATGGAAATTTTAAGACGGGAAAAATCAGAAGTAAATGTTTTTGGCCTCGATTTTTCAATTAACATGCTTATGCTTGCCAGTAAAAAAATTAAAGGTAAAAGCAAAGAATCCAGGTTTCATCTATCTGCCGGAAATGCTTTTTATATTCCATTTAAAGATAATACATTTGATGCTGTTACAATAGCATTCGGCATAAGGAATATTGGCGACAAATTATCAGCATTAAAAAGTTTCCATAACAGTCTGAAGCATGGCGGTATGCTTCTAATCCTTGAATTAAACACACCCAAAAAAGGACTCCTGCTGAATAGCTATTTGCTTTATTTTAAAAAAATTTTGCCCTTGATAGGATGGTTGTTTTCAAAGAACCTTGCGGCATATCAATATCTTCCGGATTCAGTCATTAATTTTCCAAGGCCGGAAAAATTTGCTGACATAATGATTAAAGCGAATTTTTCAAATGTCAGATGGAAAGGGTTGACCTCAGGTGTTGTGAATTTGTTTATTGGCCACAAGAAGTAG
- a CDS encoding DUF4143 domain-containing protein — translation MLLSKFSGYYVVRQLQPWFENIKKRQVKSPKIYIRDSGLLHALLSINSSKSLFQHPKYGASWEGFALEQVLKVTGAEDFYFWGTHGGAELDLLLFKNGKRFGFEFKCNDAPRMTKSIKIAQQDLNLEKVFIVYPGTKSYLLDPETFVIPLENINSSKILRQL, via the coding sequence ATGTTATTATCGAAATTCAGCGGATACTATGTAGTAAGACAACTACAACCCTGGTTTGAAAATATCAAAAAACGTCAAGTCAAATCACCGAAGATATACATAAGAGACAGCGGCCTGCTGCACGCCTTACTTTCAATCAATTCATCCAAAAGTCTATTCCAGCATCCCAAATACGGCGCATCCTGGGAAGGCTTTGCGCTTGAGCAAGTATTAAAAGTAACCGGCGCTGAAGATTTTTATTTCTGGGGCACCCATGGAGGCGCTGAACTTGATCTGCTGCTGTTTAAAAATGGAAAACGTTTCGGATTTGAATTCAAATGTAATGATGCTCCACGAATGACAAAGTCGATTAAAATTGCTCAACAGGATCTTAATCTTGAAAAGGTTTTTATTGTCTACCCGGGCACAAAATCATATCTCCTTGACCCTGAAACATTTGTCATACCACTGGAGAATATCAATTCATCAAAAATACTTCGGCAGTTATGA
- a CDS encoding transposase: MIKNTFEEVLSDEWVKANITNPVQELVIIRGIIPWQKMITKLCKFYNTSQGAFGKSLRMMTAILICIKYYQLSDRQMVKHIKENHYIQYFCNITNEELQTCLDPSSICVFRKRIGEEGVEIIEKEVFEVLRKAGIIQGDNAMIDSSVLKNNVIYPNDVHLIFKAFDKMKQFAVLHQISLWWDNNEVKKLWREFFLNKKQNRLEWLLKFNILFIPALKIFDKKVESLKTTKKKQIKADNMFAILTILEAQTLEKLEGKKQIKNRIVSIDEPDARPIVKGKEHPKCEFGTTMEMTFNREGFMITIENFIGNPNDKTLFAGTLEQFKKRMKGEPENIITDLGYRSNGNFKIADNISNVFLGRKKDVSEEKQSFCCKARSATEGFIAIAKNIRGFGCSLYRGFEGDRIWSLLCQTAYNLKKFIQLLMGEKIEEKKLMKLGLA, encoded by the coding sequence ATGATAAAAAATACTTTTGAAGAAGTTCTTTCTGATGAATGGGTGAAAGCAAATATAACCAATCCAGTTCAGGAATTGGTTATTATCCGTGGGATAATTCCATGGCAAAAAATGATTACAAAGTTGTGTAAATTTTATAACACCAGTCAGGGTGCTTTTGGAAAATCTCTCAGGATGATGACAGCGATTTTGATTTGTATAAAATACTATCAATTAAGTGATAGGCAAATGGTTAAGCATATAAAAGAAAACCACTATATTCAATATTTTTGTAACATCACAAATGAGGAATTGCAAACATGCCTGGATCCGAGTTCTATATGTGTATTTCGAAAACGTATAGGTGAAGAAGGTGTTGAAATTATAGAAAAAGAAGTTTTTGAGGTTCTACGCAAAGCTGGGATAATACAGGGTGATAATGCTATGATAGATTCAAGCGTATTGAAAAATAACGTTATCTATCCAAATGATGTACATTTAATTTTTAAAGCTTTTGACAAAATGAAACAATTTGCCGTTTTGCATCAAATCTCCTTGTGGTGGGACAATAATGAAGTAAAAAAATTATGGCGAGAATTTTTTTTGAACAAAAAACAAAACCGTTTGGAATGGTTACTCAAATTTAATATATTATTTATTCCTGCTCTAAAAATATTTGATAAAAAAGTTGAATCATTAAAGACCACAAAGAAAAAACAAATAAAAGCTGACAATATGTTTGCTATTCTTACTATTCTTGAAGCACAAACCTTAGAAAAACTCGAAGGTAAAAAACAGATAAAAAACCGGATTGTATCCATTGATGAACCGGATGCCCGCCCGATTGTAAAAGGAAAAGAGCATCCGAAGTGTGAATTCGGCACAACAATGGAAATGACTTTCAATAGGGAAGGATTCATGATTACCATTGAAAATTTTATCGGTAATCCAAATGATAAAACGCTTTTTGCTGGAACACTCGAACAGTTCAAAAAACGGATGAAAGGCGAACCGGAAAATATTATTACCGACCTTGGTTACAGAAGCAATGGTAATTTTAAAATTGCAGACAATATCAGTAACGTTTTTTTGGGGCGTAAAAAAGATGTATCCGAAGAAAAACAGAGTTTTTGCTGTAAAGCCCGTTCAGCAACAGAAGGTTTCATAGCTATTGCAAAAAATATTAGAGGTTTTGGATGCAGTCTTTATAGAGGATTTGAAGGAGACCGTATATGGTCATTGCTTTGTCAAACCGCTTATAATCTTAAAAAGTTTATTCAGCTTCTAATGGGAGAAAAGATTGAAGAAAAAAAACTGATGAAACTCGGGCTGGCATAA
- the dnaJ gene encoding molecular chaperone DnaJ has translation MIAKRDYYEILGVARDADGPELKKAYRQLALKYHPDRNSGDREAEEKFKEAAEAYDVLNDSQKRGIYDQYGHEGLEGSGFSGFGGFDDIFSNFGGIFENLFGFGGGGRTRSGAKKGADLRYDLSLSFMEAAFGMNRDLTIEKREVCSVCDGSGCEPGTSPATCPHCKGTGQVTRSQGFFTVRTTCHHCKGNGQSIPHPCLECRGTGQVMVTKKVSVKIPAGVDSGSRLRLTAEGEAGVKGGPPGDLYVFIYVDSHDFFERDGTNVICSVTVSFVQAALGDDIKVPTLDGKKTLVIPKGTQPGDLFRFMGEGIPSLRDGRRGDQIIHLKMKTPTNLNKKQEKLLKEFARIESGKFSHKLKNIIKGESMKSAG, from the coding sequence ATGATTGCAAAAAGGGATTATTACGAAATTCTTGGCGTCGCCAGAGACGCTGATGGACCTGAGCTTAAAAAGGCATACCGACAGCTTGCACTTAAATATCATCCGGATAGAAACTCGGGTGACAGGGAAGCTGAAGAAAAATTTAAAGAAGCGGCCGAAGCTTATGATGTTTTGAATGATTCTCAAAAACGGGGCATTTATGATCAGTACGGCCATGAGGGACTGGAAGGCTCTGGTTTTTCAGGGTTTGGCGGTTTTGATGATATATTTTCAAACTTTGGAGGTATATTTGAGAACCTTTTCGGTTTCGGGGGCGGAGGCCGAACACGTTCCGGCGCTAAAAAAGGAGCCGATCTCCGGTATGACTTATCATTGAGTTTTATGGAAGCGGCATTTGGAATGAACAGGGATTTAACAATAGAGAAGCGGGAAGTCTGTTCTGTGTGTGACGGAAGCGGCTGCGAGCCAGGAACAAGCCCTGCAACCTGCCCCCATTGTAAGGGGACAGGTCAGGTTACCAGGAGCCAGGGTTTTTTTACAGTCAGAACAACCTGCCATCACTGCAAGGGCAACGGCCAAAGCATCCCTCATCCCTGCCTGGAATGCAGGGGAACCGGACAGGTTATGGTCACCAAAAAGGTATCGGTCAAAATTCCCGCCGGAGTCGATTCCGGATCAAGGCTGCGACTTACTGCTGAAGGAGAGGCTGGTGTTAAAGGTGGGCCTCCTGGTGACCTTTATGTTTTTATTTATGTTGATTCGCATGATTTCTTTGAGCGTGACGGCACGAATGTGATATGCAGTGTTACTGTTTCATTTGTACAGGCTGCATTAGGCGACGATATAAAAGTCCCGACCCTTGACGGAAAAAAAACACTTGTAATTCCCAAGGGAACCCAGCCTGGAGACCTGTTTCGTTTTATGGGCGAAGGGATACCATCTCTCAGAGACGGCCGGCGCGGTGATCAGATAATACATCTGAAAATGAAAACCCCAACCAATCTCAACAAAAAACAGGAAAAACTCCTGAAAGAATTTGCCAGGATTGAATCCGGCAAGTTTTCCCATAAATTAAAAAATATAATCAAGGGCGAATCTATGAAGTCTGCGGGATAG
- a CDS encoding glycosyltransferase, translating to MSEPPFITILTAALNSGATIKKTLESVRNQTFRNFEHVVIDGGSRDETLEILKEYENTYNLAWISKPDHGISDALNKGLRPGRRTLYYSNTGR from the coding sequence ATGAGCGAACCTCCTTTTATTACAATCCTTACCGCAGCGCTCAACAGTGGAGCTACCATAAAAAAGACTTTGGAATCTGTAAGGAACCAAACTTTCCGGAATTTTGAGCACGTCGTCATAGACGGCGGTTCCAGAGATGAAACGCTGGAAATTCTTAAGGAATACGAAAACACATATAATCTTGCCTGGATTTCAAAACCTGATCATGGCATTTCAGATGCGCTTAACAAAGGTCTCCGCCCTGGCCGGCGGACGTTATATTATAGTAATACAGGCAGATGA
- a CDS encoding threonine ammonia-lyase: protein MIPLDKIRHAAEVIGGSIIKTPLVYSPSFSRRFGSDIYLKLENLQKTGSFKIRGAMFKLHTIPDKKRERGVVAASAGNHAQGVALAAKQAGIEATIVMPEWASITKQEATRGYGGKVILHGSSVGQSLEKALELAQQGLTFIHPFDDYDIITGQGTLGLEIIEEFSSVRLGFW from the coding sequence ATGATCCCATTGGATAAAATCCGCCATGCTGCTGAAGTTATAGGTGGAAGTATCATTAAAACACCTCTTGTCTATTCCCCATCATTCAGCCGAAGATTCGGAAGCGATATCTATCTGAAGCTGGAAAATCTGCAAAAAACAGGCTCATTCAAAATACGAGGAGCAATGTTCAAGCTGCACACTATTCCTGACAAAAAACGGGAAAGAGGCGTTGTGGCTGCATCAGCAGGAAATCACGCCCAGGGCGTTGCCCTTGCTGCCAAACAGGCCGGCATAGAGGCAACCATTGTTATGCCTGAATGGGCCTCTATTACAAAACAGGAGGCCACACGTGGATATGGAGGCAAAGTTATCCTTCATGGCAGCAGTGTCGGGCAGAGTCTTGAAAAAGCGCTTGAACTTGCGCAACAAGGTTTAACTTTTATTCATCCTTTTGATGATTATGATATCATTACCGGCCAGGGAACCCTGGGCCTTGAAATTATTGAAGAATTCAGTAGTGTCCGGTTAGGTTTTTGGTAA
- a CDS encoding ATP-binding protein, with protein sequence MILRPHYLKSIRSGLKHTPVSAILGPRQCGKTTIAGTIAKEIKAEYFDLENPVDLTRLENPMFTLEGIDGLAIIDEIQRKPDLFPVLRVLADRNRKKTKFLILGSASPRLVKNVSESLAGRVTFIEMDGFDIREIGSVNFNKLWIRGGFPNSYLAKTEAASFRWRNNFIKTFLERDIPQLGITIPAMTIRRFWTMTAHFHGQIWNAAEFARSLGSSEGTARRYLDILSGAYVVSAEFLFYERNALLSIAVYAIF encoded by the coding sequence ATGATATTACGACCGCATTATCTTAAGAGTATTCGATCAGGCTTGAAGCACACTCCTGTTTCAGCCATACTCGGCCCCAGGCAATGTGGAAAAACCACAATAGCAGGAACTATCGCTAAAGAAATAAAAGCCGAATATTTTGATCTTGAAAATCCTGTGGATCTGACCCGCCTTGAAAACCCGATGTTCACACTTGAAGGCATAGACGGACTGGCCATCATCGATGAGATACAGCGAAAACCGGACCTTTTTCCTGTTCTAAGGGTCCTTGCTGACAGAAACAGAAAAAAAACAAAGTTTCTGATCCTTGGCAGCGCCTCCCCCCGCCTGGTTAAAAATGTATCAGAGTCCCTTGCAGGACGAGTAACTTTCATTGAAATGGACGGTTTTGATATACGTGAAATCGGCAGCGTTAATTTTAATAAATTATGGATCAGGGGTGGGTTTCCGAATTCATATCTTGCTAAAACAGAAGCCGCAAGCTTCAGGTGGCGCAATAACTTTATAAAAACCTTTCTGGAACGTGACATTCCGCAACTGGGCATTACGATTCCGGCGATGACCATTCGCAGGTTCTGGACCATGACAGCCCACTTTCATGGTCAGATCTGGAATGCGGCGGAATTCGCAAGATCACTGGGCAGCTCTGAAGGAACCGCAAGGAGATATCTTGATATTTTGTCGGGCGCCTATGTAGTATCTGCTGAATTTCTTTTTTATGAAAGAAATGCTTTGCTATCCATAGCAGTATATGCCATTTTTTAA
- a CDS encoding type II toxin-antitoxin system HipA family toxin, giving the protein MTSEAYIRIWLPGEYEPVVCGKLEADNTFYSFVYGRSYLERSNAIALDPFELPLQEGIFSPSFGETHNVIRDAAPDAWGRRVLIYKSGGRALSELDYLLQAGRDRIGALDVSPEPTGCTDIQPDRQASIEDLINAAEKLETGQPLPESLGNALLHGSSVGGARPKSLLRDKNHKWIAKFSSTTDHYSIVKSEYAAMWLAGQCGIKVPAIKLLKELGKDVLLVRR; this is encoded by the coding sequence ATGACTTCTGAGGCATATATCCGGATATGGCTGCCAGGTGAATACGAACCAGTAGTTTGCGGTAAACTTGAGGCTGACAATACCTTTTATAGCTTTGTTTACGGTCGTAGCTATCTGGAAAGATCAAATGCCATAGCGCTTGACCCTTTTGAACTTCCTTTACAAGAAGGTATTTTTTCGCCATCCTTTGGTGAAACACATAATGTCATCAGAGATGCGGCTCCTGATGCATGGGGACGCAGAGTTTTGATATATAAATCTGGTGGCCGGGCTCTCTCTGAGCTTGACTACCTTCTTCAGGCAGGAAGAGATAGAATCGGAGCGCTGGATGTAAGCCCGGAACCAACAGGCTGCACGGATATTCAACCTGACCGGCAGGCATCGATTGAAGATTTGATTAATGCAGCGGAAAAACTTGAAACAGGGCAACCTCTGCCGGAATCGCTGGGTAATGCCCTATTGCATGGTTCCAGCGTTGGTGGAGCCAGACCCAAGTCTTTATTGCGTGATAAAAATCATAAATGGATTGCCAAATTCTCATCCACCACAGATCATTATTCAATAGTGAAAAGTGAGTATGCCGCCATGTGGCTGGCCGGTCAGTGCGGGATTAAAGTGCCGGCAATAAAACTGCTGAAGGAACTGGGAAAGGATGTATTGCTGGTAAGACGTTGA
- the queD gene encoding 6-carboxytetrahydropterin synthase QueD: protein MFELKVITRFAAAHQLKMVTKQCENLHGHNWKIEVCVAGGTLNDAGVLIDFGELKKYIATIIDSLDHKFLNELEYFKDVNPSSENIALYIAHKLQAMINKHGVKVSSVTAWESDDACATFKYQD, encoded by the coding sequence ATGTTTGAATTAAAGGTTATTACCCGTTTTGCGGCTGCGCATCAGTTGAAAATGGTTACCAAGCAATGCGAGAATCTTCACGGACACAACTGGAAAATAGAAGTATGCGTGGCTGGGGGCACTCTTAATGATGCCGGCGTGTTAATAGACTTTGGAGAACTCAAGAAGTATATTGCCACAATAATTGACAGCCTTGACCATAAGTTCCTTAATGAACTTGAATATTTTAAAGACGTGAATCCTTCCTCGGAAAATATTGCTCTATATATTGCACATAAACTACAGGCCATGATAAACAAACACGGAGTTAAAGTTTCCAGCGTAACCGCCTGGGAGTCGGACGATGCCTGTGCAACGTTTAAATATCAGGATTAA
- a CDS encoding nucleotidyl transferase AbiEii/AbiGii toxin family protein, whose amino-acid sequence MKNLNYLLPDTRKLLLNFMEKSDFLHKYVLVGGSALALHLQHRKSEDLDFFTYEDSFNKNEIFEYIKQFEFKEIINESNEQIDILINGVKITFFNAKWDFLKPLGIEKFNLSSIDALAAMKVNTLFLRAKFRDYYDLYFLVKEKMGIKKVFECSKNIMQGINFKLFCIALVYIDDIEDDNISHLDPKINIAKEEIREFFEEKINILIRAD is encoded by the coding sequence ATGAAAAACTTAAACTACTTGCTTCCTGATACAAGAAAACTTTTGCTTAATTTTATGGAAAAGTCAGATTTTTTACATAAATATGTCCTGGTTGGTGGTTCTGCTTTGGCTTTACATCTTCAACACAGGAAAAGTGAAGACCTGGATTTTTTTACCTATGAAGATAGTTTTAACAAAAATGAAATATTTGAATATATCAAACAATTTGAATTTAAAGAAATTATTAACGAATCCAACGAACAGATCGACATCCTTATTAATGGAGTTAAAATAACTTTTTTTAATGCAAAATGGGATTTTTTAAAACCCCTGGGTATTGAAAAATTCAATCTTTCTTCCATTGATGCACTGGCCGCAATGAAAGTTAACACCCTTTTCTTAAGGGCAAAGTTCAGGGATTATTATGATTTATATTTTTTGGTAAAAGAAAAAATGGGTATAAAAAAAGTATTTGAATGTTCAAAAAATATTATGCAGGGAATCAATTTTAAACTTTTTTGTATAGCCCTGGTTTATATCGATGATATTGAGGATGATAATATTTCGCATCTTGATCCAAAAATTAATATTGCTAAAGAAGAGATCAGAGAGTTTTTTGAAGAAAAAATCAATATCCTGATTAGAGCAGATTAA
- a CDS encoding glycosyltransferase, whose amino-acid sequence MIVFGDREPENPTDFGLPVHYLGCLHDDIGIALLYAAADVMVAPSRQDNLPNTVIESLACGTPVIAFDICGMPDMIDHKLNGYLAKPFNTSALASGINWVLSDNSRHKDLCIKAGEKAVACFDIKKVARRYAELYRDVPGREQRG is encoded by the coding sequence TTGATTGTTTTTGGCGACAGAGAACCGGAAAACCCTACAGATTTCGGTCTGCCGGTCCATTATCTGGGATGTTTGCATGACGATATCGGCATTGCGCTCCTCTATGCTGCGGCAGATGTGATGGTTGCGCCGTCAAGGCAGGATAATCTGCCGAATACAGTAATTGAATCATTAGCATGCGGCACTCCGGTTATTGCATTTGATATCTGTGGCATGCCGGATATGATTGATCACAAACTAAATGGTTACCTTGCAAAGCCATTTAACACCAGTGCCCTTGCCTCTGGCATCAACTGGGTTCTATCCGATAATTCCCGTCATAAAGACCTTTGCATAAAGGCCGGAGAAAAAGCCGTGGCCTGTTTTGATATCAAAAAAGTGGCAAGGCGATATGCTGAATTATACAGGGATGTCCCCGGCAGAGAGCAGAGGGGATAG
- a CDS encoding transposase, whose translation MLKFDERRKDETECQNLKNIYGIENVPSDSRMREICDEIDPKKYIAPLFKVPFRQLQRGKELESMVFYKGCYLLNLDGTGIFSSKKVSAPYCMEKVNKKTGEITYYLQMLGAAIVHPDFKEVIPLCPEMIIKQDGTTKNDCERNAAKRFFEQLRKDHPHLSFIINEDALSPNAPHIRDMKKYNLHYILGVKPGDHKFLFNFVKDAAYDGRTIEFTIEDKKNSDITHRFRILNEVPLNKSNQEMQVNFIEYWGYSKKRDKVTYHNTWITDFTLTKENAYIIMRGGRARWKIENETFNTLKNQGYNLKHNYGLGEKYLAPVFTMLMMLAFLVDQTQQLCCPLFQSVWKKTGSKSSLWEKIRSYFKCFIVKSMEAILRALLYGIQTQPLEQLIDVHNTS comes from the coding sequence TTGCTAAAGTTTGACGAAAGAAGAAAAGACGAAACAGAATGCCAAAATTTAAAGAATATCTACGGCATTGAAAATGTTCCAAGTGATTCCAGAATGCGTGAAATTTGTGATGAAATAGACCCAAAGAAATATATAGCTCCACTATTTAAAGTTCCTTTCCGACAGCTTCAGCGTGGCAAAGAGCTAGAATCAATGGTTTTTTATAAGGGATGCTACCTTTTAAATCTGGATGGCACCGGTATCTTCTCATCTAAAAAAGTAAGTGCCCCATATTGTATGGAAAAAGTGAACAAAAAAACTGGAGAAATTACTTATTATCTTCAGATGTTGGGAGCGGCAATCGTTCATCCCGATTTTAAAGAAGTCATTCCTCTATGTCCTGAGATGATTATCAAGCAGGACGGTACGACTAAAAATGATTGCGAACGTAATGCAGCTAAGCGTTTTTTCGAGCAATTAAGAAAAGATCATCCCCATTTGTCATTCATTATTAACGAGGATGCTTTGAGCCCTAATGCCCCACATATCAGAGACATGAAGAAATATAATCTTCACTACATTCTTGGAGTCAAGCCTGGAGATCATAAGTTTCTTTTTAATTTTGTGAAAGATGCAGCCTATGATGGCCGAACCATTGAATTTACAATTGAAGATAAAAAAAACTCTGACATAACGCATCGTTTTCGAATTCTGAATGAAGTTCCCCTGAATAAGTCAAACCAGGAAATGCAGGTTAATTTTATAGAATACTGGGGATATTCAAAAAAAAGGGATAAAGTAACTTATCATAACACATGGATAACCGATTTTACCTTGACCAAAGAAAATGCCTATATAATCATGCGTGGCGGTCGGGCTCGCTGGAAAATAGAGAACGAGACCTTCAACACCCTTAAAAATCAGGGCTATAATCTTAAACACAATTACGGGCTTGGAGAAAAATATTTAGCTCCAGTTTTTACAATGCTAATGATGCTGGCTTTTCTTGTCGATCAAACTCAGCAACTGTGCTGCCCTTTATTTCAGTCCGTATGGAAAAAAACAGGAAGCAAAAGTTCCTTATGGGAAAAGATAAGATCTTATTTTAAATGCTTCATAGTTAAATCAATGGAGGCTATTTTGAGGGCATTACTCTATGGCATACAAACTCAACCCCTGGAACAACTGATTGATGTGCATAACACTTCCTAA
- a CDS encoding helix-turn-helix transcriptional regulator, with product MNSKNTLSIPLSVRESLKEIGGMIACARKEKQWTQEELAKRIGINRMTVGRIEKGAIEVAIGWYLTAAWLLGLPILTWQAMGGGRSDTVVSDLLTKLKRALPNRVRKRKKTIDNDF from the coding sequence ATGAATAGTAAAAATACACTATCAATTCCTCTGAGTGTGCGGGAATCTCTTAAGGAGATTGGCGGAATGATTGCCTGCGCCAGAAAAGAAAAACAATGGACTCAGGAAGAACTGGCCAAACGCATCGGAATTAATCGTATGACTGTTGGACGTATCGAAAAAGGCGCCATAGAAGTGGCTATCGGCTGGTATCTGACCGCGGCCTGGCTTCTTGGCTTGCCGATTCTGACCTGGCAGGCTATGGGGGGAGGCAGAAGTGATACCGTGGTCAGTGATCTTTTAACAAAACTCAAAAGGGCGCTGCCAAACAGAGTGAGAAAACGCAAAAAAACAATAGATAATGACTTCTGA